A segment of the Hypnocyclicus thermotrophus genome:
GAGCTTTAGCACAATTTACTAAAAATATGTCAGCAGGAAGAGGATTTATTGCTTTAGCAGCGGTAGTATTTGGTAAATGGAATCCAAAAGGAATACTTTTAGCAAGTTTATTATTTGGATTTGCTGATGGATTACAAACTTTAGCACAACAATATGTAAAAGCTATTCCACCGCAATTTATTCAAATGTTACCATATGTTTTAACACTTCTTGCGCTTGCAGGGGTAGTTGGTAAAGCGGTAGCACCTAGTGCGTCAGGGAAACCATATGATAAAAACGAAGCTTAATAATATTATTTAAAAATTAATAAAATTATACTTGAAATATTGGAAATTTAAGGGTAATATTAAATATAGTAGAGTCCGGGAGAAAATCCCGGATTTCGAAGAGAAATGTTGTAATCGATTACATGTTTAATGTGATAAGCATATTATAATTAATTTATCTATAATTTTGGATATTTAGATATATTGGAATTAATAAAAAAAGAAAAATAGGAGGAATAAATATATGAAAATATTTATAGATACAGCAAATGTAGAAGATATAAAAAAAGCAAATGATATGGGTGTAATATGTGGAGTAACAACTAATCCTTCATTGATTGCTAGAGAAGGTAGAGATTTTAAAGAAGTAGTTACAGAAATTACTACTATTGTTGATGGGCCTATTAGTGCAGAAGTAGTATCATTAGAAGCAGATAAAATGGTAGAAGAAGCATTAGAATTAGTAAAAATTCATAAAAATATAGTAATAAAATTACCTATGACAATAGATGGACTAAAAGCTTGTAATATACTTACTAAAAAAGGAATAAAAACAAATGTAACATTAATTTTTAGTGCAAATCAAGCATTATTAGCAGCAAGAGCAGGAGCAACTTATGTAAGTCCATTTGCTGGAAGACTTGATGATATAGGAGTAGATGGAGTAGCTTTAATAAAAGAGATATCAGAAATATTTAAAGTACATAGTATAAAAACAGAGATAATAGCAGCAAGTGTAAGAAATGGACTACATGTAAAAGAGTGTGCAAAAGCAGGAGCACACATTGCAACAATACCATATGGAGTAATAGAAAAAATGACACAACATCATTTAACTGATGCAGGAATAGAAAGATTTTTAAAAGATTGGGAAGGATTCGTTAATAAAAAATAGAATATATTAATATAGAATGTTTAAGGGTATAAAATTATAGTTTAGGAGGAATGGCAATATGAGAGCAGTAGATATTATTCAAAAAAAAAGAGATAATTTTGAATTGACTAGTGAAGAGATTAGTTTTTTATTAGACGAATATTTAGAAGGAAATGTACCTGATTATCAAATGTCATCATTTTTAATGGCTGTATATTTTAATGGTATGAAAAAAAAGGAATTAAAAACTTTTACAGAAAAAATGATGCATTCGGGAGACTTAATAAAATTTGAAGGTGTAAATAAATTTTTAATAGATAAACATAGTACTGGTGGAGTAGGAGATAAAACTACTATTGCATTAGCACCAATATTTGCAAGTTTTGATATAGGAACTGCAAAACTTTCTGGAAGAGGTCTTGGACATACCGGAGGAACAATTGATAAATTTGAATCAATAAAAGGGTTTACTTTTCCTGAAACAAGAGATGAACTTGTAAATATGGTAAATAAAACTGGAATAGGTCTTATGGGATATTCAGATAAAATAGTTCCACTTGATAAAAAATTATACTCTTTAAGAGATGTAACAGCTACTGTTCCAAGTATTCCTCTTATTGCTAGTAGTATAATGAGT
Coding sequences within it:
- the fsa gene encoding fructose-6-phosphate aldolase, with amino-acid sequence MKIFIDTANVEDIKKANDMGVICGVTTNPSLIAREGRDFKEVVTEITTIVDGPISAEVVSLEADKMVEEALELVKIHKNIVIKLPMTIDGLKACNILTKKGIKTNVTLIFSANQALLAARAGATYVSPFAGRLDDIGVDGVALIKEISEIFKVHSIKTEIIAASVRNGLHVKECAKAGAHIATIPYGVIEKMTQHHLTDAGIERFLKDWEGFVNKK